One genomic segment of Paenibacillus sp. FSL H8-0332 includes these proteins:
- a CDS encoding AAA family ATPase, with protein MSYFIKKIFIEHYKGLQNRQEILLAKINHATFIIGPNNSGKSLLSRLIRIFQYNIDGMSRNTMRFEAEKITDNDFYNLDTGKPIIMGFTIDKKMLIHYNDPNINKIIGFNEIDMVIQIHKCNKQYLGNISLCINGVNSHVCSNNNLALDVQFNSEFFYQFSVKDEDVLKISNTLYKALQESVLVFDPIRAFDRAGEDSLSVSGLELVNWLNEKDHPSEKRNAKGKVQEYIEKQLHLDSPVAVSSDVNQKELRFTFTGNLELSSKEVGTGYTMLYILLMELVRNDKKLIIIDEIESHLQPGLVREVMKIIKEIGYAQFIISTHSPIAIETATEDDYLYRSQKNVGVCSYSGFFKHIETDSSGAKIAREVCNELGVLPGDVLLSNSIIWVEGPSEVFWLRAWIKAYCDYMIAEKKLDAYLLEGLHYSLLMTGGSTISHYSFEEDVFSLEDIEEDTLLKVLKVNPNPFVMIDSDNVNKTTKKYKRFIRISSELNRQNKTHTLLKNETLDDEDIESQYNKIPNFWVLAGRELENYAHPDLLKAFYSKKEQHHASKITGTASVKDWNVYSSTEGAGSILESRGLSSISTDSGAVKHKDELARFVYNNFEVKHLLKNTIISHPDHAMIDDLLNGLDKLVKYIKKVNYL; from the coding sequence ATGTCATATTTTATAAAGAAAATTTTTATTGAGCATTATAAAGGGCTGCAAAATCGTCAAGAAATTTTATTGGCAAAGATTAATCATGCTACATTTATCATTGGCCCTAACAACTCAGGTAAATCTCTATTGTCCCGGCTTATTCGTATATTTCAGTATAATATAGATGGCATGTCTAGAAATACTATGAGGTTTGAGGCGGAAAAAATAACAGATAATGATTTTTACAACTTAGATACAGGTAAACCTATCATAATGGGTTTTACAATTGATAAGAAAATGCTGATCCATTATAATGACCCCAACATAAATAAGATAATTGGATTCAATGAAATTGATATGGTAATACAAATTCATAAGTGCAATAAACAATATTTAGGAAATATTAGCTTATGTATAAATGGTGTGAACTCTCATGTGTGTTCAAACAACAATCTGGCACTTGATGTGCAGTTTAACTCAGAGTTTTTTTATCAATTTAGTGTTAAAGATGAAGATGTTTTAAAGATATCCAATACCTTATATAAGGCATTGCAAGAAAGCGTGCTTGTCTTTGATCCTATTCGAGCGTTTGATCGTGCTGGAGAAGATAGTCTTTCAGTAAGTGGCCTTGAACTTGTAAATTGGCTGAATGAAAAAGATCACCCTTCTGAAAAAAGAAATGCAAAAGGAAAAGTACAGGAATATATTGAAAAACAGCTTCATTTAGATTCACCAGTTGCAGTTTCGTCAGATGTGAACCAAAAAGAACTGAGGTTTACTTTTACGGGGAATTTAGAACTATCGTCTAAGGAGGTTGGAACTGGTTATACAATGTTATATATTCTATTAATGGAATTAGTTCGAAATGATAAGAAATTAATAATAATAGATGAAATTGAAAGTCATTTACAACCAGGACTTGTTAGAGAAGTAATGAAAATAATAAAGGAAATTGGTTATGCTCAATTTATCATTTCTACCCACTCACCTATTGCAATTGAAACCGCGACGGAAGATGATTATTTATATCGTTCTCAAAAAAACGTTGGAGTATGCTCATATAGTGGCTTTTTCAAACATATAGAAACGGATTCTTCAGGAGCAAAAATTGCCAGGGAAGTTTGTAATGAGTTAGGTGTACTTCCTGGGGACGTTTTGTTAAGTAATAGCATTATATGGGTGGAGGGTCCTTCTGAAGTTTTTTGGTTAAGAGCTTGGATAAAGGCCTATTGCGATTATATGATTGCAGAAAAAAAATTAGATGCATATTTATTAGAGGGGCTTCATTATTCTTTGCTTATGACTGGTGGAAGTACCATTTCTCATTATTCATTTGAAGAAGATGTATTCTCTCTTGAAGATATTGAAGAAGATACTCTTTTAAAAGTACTTAAAGTAAATCCTAATCCTTTTGTTATGATTGATTCTGATAATGTCAATAAAACAACGAAAAAATACAAGCGATTTATAAGAATTTCATCGGAGTTAAACCGACAGAACAAAACTCATACTTTATTAAAAAATGAAACTTTGGACGATGAGGACATAGAAAGTCAATACAATAAAATACCAAATTTTTGGGTTCTAGCTGGTAGAGAACTTGAAAATTATGCTCACCCTGATTTATTGAAAGCTTTTTATTCAAAAAAAGAACAGCATCATGCTTCTAAAATAACTGGTACTGCATCTGTTAAGGACTGGAATGTATATTCATCTACAGAAGGAGCTGGAAGTATATTGGAAAGCAGAGGTCTTTCTAGTATATCTACAGATAGTGGTGCAGTTAAACACAAAGATGAGCTTGCAAGATTTGTTTATAACAATTTTGAAGTAAAACATTTACTAAAAAACACTATAATATCGCATCCTGATCATGCAATGATTGATGATCTCCTTAATGGATTAGATAAACTTGTTAAATATATAAAAAAAGTTAATTATTTATAA
- a CDS encoding ATP-binding protein, which yields MEILMKDKPFGQIVSITGMSVTIEIYQSVLADNLEQEKVLGIGENIKLNVGTVGDIFLIGGTSTHQVMHFGIFEEIKLISTFEQDPYNYPNNEYKNKAIAVAKVIGYQDFQEKNSLKFMRGVGHYPKFNAKSYLLTPEEKKQLFSLDEGAGIAIGRASGVQDEEVSIHIDKFLGKHSVILGSTGSGKSSTVASIMQSVLKTHQYSHIVFFDPHDEYDTAFPNKRGSYKVNKINANDLSIPYWLLNFDEFQSIFLGEVDANKNSNGIRILKEVIVTLKESKQEELKNAVGEISKVNINAPLYFSFHEDLLPVLIKLNKRTIWSSDNEPAIDIETGGFLPSSGNTNVNRDGKNDKVHQDKNYYGELDQIIEKLQSVFSDRRYQFLFPSEMNNANSTLFYSFMESLLSVPTDGKANQLTIFDLSTLPSEVLPIIIGVISRICFEYKLWDSNPKKLPLYLVFEEAHNYIPKETTSITRLPKKYLSRIAKEGRKYGINQLIVSQRPSDLCETIISQCSNFFVMRVTNPNDQSFINQVLPDHLNTLSSMIPFFQNGECLIAGECVTIPTKVIINPPFPEPNSSDVKFSSVWKKRLINYKVKDTIHRWWDVK from the coding sequence ATGGAAATTTTGATGAAAGATAAGCCATTTGGCCAAATAGTTTCAATCACTGGAATGAGTGTAACCATAGAAATTTATCAATCGGTATTAGCAGATAACTTAGAGCAAGAAAAAGTTTTAGGGATTGGAGAAAATATTAAACTCAATGTAGGAACGGTTGGTGATATCTTCCTTATAGGTGGAACTTCAACTCATCAGGTAATGCATTTCGGAATTTTTGAGGAAATAAAACTTATTTCAACATTTGAACAAGATCCGTATAATTATCCGAACAATGAATATAAAAATAAGGCGATTGCGGTTGCAAAAGTTATTGGTTACCAGGATTTTCAAGAGAAAAATTCTCTTAAATTCATGCGGGGCGTTGGGCATTACCCAAAATTTAACGCAAAAAGTTATCTGTTGACTCCAGAAGAAAAAAAACAACTTTTTTCTTTAGATGAGGGTGCTGGGATTGCAATTGGAAGAGCATCTGGAGTTCAAGATGAGGAAGTTTCTATTCATATTGATAAGTTTTTAGGCAAACATTCTGTAATTTTAGGCTCAACAGGCTCGGGCAAATCTTCTACCGTTGCAAGTATTATGCAAAGTGTTTTAAAAACTCACCAATATAGTCATATAGTTTTTTTTGATCCTCATGATGAATATGACACCGCTTTTCCTAACAAAAGAGGAAGTTATAAAGTTAATAAAATAAATGCAAATGATTTAAGTATTCCTTATTGGTTATTAAACTTTGATGAATTTCAATCAATATTTCTTGGAGAAGTTGATGCTAATAAAAATAGTAATGGTATTCGCATATTAAAAGAGGTAATCGTTACTTTAAAAGAAAGCAAGCAAGAAGAGTTGAAAAATGCTGTCGGAGAAATTTCAAAAGTGAATATTAATGCGCCGCTTTATTTCTCCTTTCATGAGGATTTGTTGCCCGTTTTAATTAAGCTAAATAAACGAACTATTTGGAGTTCAGATAATGAACCTGCCATAGATATTGAAACAGGTGGATTTTTGCCAAGCTCAGGTAATACTAATGTTAATAGAGATGGTAAAAATGACAAGGTTCATCAGGATAAAAATTATTATGGTGAGCTAGATCAGATCATTGAAAAGCTGCAAAGCGTATTCTCTGATCGGAGGTATCAATTTTTATTCCCAAGTGAAATGAATAACGCAAATTCAACTTTGTTTTATTCATTTATGGAGAGCTTATTATCAGTTCCAACCGATGGTAAGGCTAATCAACTTACAATATTTGACTTATCAACTCTCCCTTCAGAAGTATTGCCCATTATTATCGGAGTCATATCTCGTATATGTTTTGAGTACAAGTTATGGGATTCTAATCCTAAAAAACTACCATTATATCTCGTATTTGAAGAGGCACACAATTACATACCTAAAGAAACGACTTCTATTACGCGACTTCCTAAAAAATATTTATCCAGAATTGCAAAGGAAGGACGCAAATATGGAATAAATCAGTTAATAGTAAGCCAGCGACCATCAGATTTGTGCGAAACGATTATATCACAGTGTTCGAATTTTTTTGTTATGAGAGTTACTAATCCTAATGATCAATCTTTTATAAATCAAGTACTCCCAGACCATTTAAATACATTATCAAGCATGATTCCCTTTTTCCAAAATGGAGAGTGTTTAATTGCAGGAGAATGTGTAACTATCCCAACTAAAGTTATTATTAATCCTCCCTTCCCAGAACCTAATTCAAGTGATGTTAAATTTAGTTCAGTTTGGAAAAAGAGACTGATTAACTATAAAGTTAAAGACACAATACATCGCTGGTGGGATGTGAAATAA